The Agromyces hippuratus genome has a window encoding:
- a CDS encoding bifunctional hydroxymethylpyrimidine kinase/phosphomethylpyrimidine kinase, with translation MARVLSIAGSDPSGGAGIQADLKSISAVGGYGMAVITALTAQNTRGVRDVHVPPASFLAAQLEAISDDITVDAVKLGMLANAEVIRTVAGWLARTRPPVVVLDPVMVATSGDRLLDADAESAMRELLPLADLVTPNLSELAVLAASADSGEAPPVVAATWAEAIAQAETVSARYGVRVLAKGGHLAGDLAPDALVDAGTATIIDFGGERIATTATHGTGCSLSSAIATLVAEHGDWPAAIAEARRWLRESLRHGEALGVGGGHGPINHFAGLWARGGIRTAPMPTEIEAEWWADIAQVRREIDELPFIRGLADGSLAREPFLGYLTQDAHYLRDYARVLAEASRLAPDAAGQAFWANSAHGSIIGELELHTGWLGPEAGTAASAPPDATTTAYLDHLLATAQRGDHAVLIAALLPCFWIYTDLGERLAAGEFGEAALDPAHPYASWLATYADPGFAVATREAIGFVTRAAAGASPEHRERMHRAFVASSRHELAFFAAPLAAPAAAATTAGAVTA, from the coding sequence ATGGCACGAGTGCTGAGCATCGCCGGCAGCGACCCCTCGGGGGGCGCCGGCATCCAGGCCGACCTGAAGTCGATCTCGGCGGTCGGCGGCTACGGCATGGCCGTGATCACCGCCCTCACCGCGCAGAACACGCGCGGGGTGCGCGACGTGCACGTGCCGCCGGCGAGCTTCCTCGCGGCGCAGCTCGAGGCGATCTCCGACGACATCACGGTCGATGCCGTGAAGCTCGGCATGCTCGCGAACGCCGAGGTCATCCGCACGGTCGCCGGCTGGCTCGCACGCACCCGCCCTCCGGTCGTCGTGCTCGACCCGGTCATGGTCGCCACGAGCGGCGACCGCCTGCTCGACGCCGACGCCGAATCGGCGATGCGCGAGCTGCTGCCGCTCGCCGACCTCGTCACCCCGAACCTGAGCGAACTCGCGGTGCTCGCGGCATCCGCGGACTCCGGCGAGGCGCCTCCAGTCGTGGCGGCGACGTGGGCCGAGGCGATCGCGCAGGCCGAGACCGTCTCGGCGCGGTACGGGGTGCGGGTCCTCGCGAAGGGCGGCCACCTCGCCGGCGACCTCGCCCCCGATGCCCTGGTCGACGCCGGCACCGCGACGATCATCGACTTCGGCGGCGAACGCATCGCCACGACGGCGACGCACGGCACCGGCTGCTCGCTCTCGTCGGCGATCGCGACCCTCGTCGCAGAGCATGGAGACTGGCCGGCTGCGATCGCCGAGGCTCGACGCTGGTTGCGCGAGTCGCTGCGCCACGGCGAGGCGCTCGGGGTCGGCGGCGGACACGGCCCCATCAATCACTTCGCCGGTCTCTGGGCGCGTGGCGGCATCCGCACCGCGCCGATGCCGACCGAGATCGAGGCCGAGTGGTGGGCCGACATCGCCCAGGTGCGGCGGGAGATCGACGAGCTGCCGTTCATCCGCGGCCTCGCCGACGGTTCCCTCGCACGCGAGCCCTTCCTCGGCTACCTCACGCAGGACGCCCACTACCTGCGCGACTACGCACGGGTGCTCGCCGAGGCCTCGCGCCTCGCACCGGATGCCGCGGGGCAGGCCTTCTGGGCGAACTCCGCCCACGGCTCGATCATCGGCGAGCTCGAACTCCACACCGGCTGGCTCGGCCCAGAGGCCGGCACCGCGGCATCCGCACCGCCCGATGCGACGACGACCGCGTACCTCGACCACCTGCTCGCGACCGCGCAGCGCGGCGATCACGCCGTGCTCATCGCGGCGCTGCTGCCGTGCTTCTGGATCTACACCGATCTCGGCGAGCGCCTCGCCGCGGGCGAGTTCGGCGAGGCCGCACTCGATCCGGCGCACCCGTACGCGTCGTGGCTCGCGACCTACGCCGACCCCGGGTTCGCCGTCGCGACACGCGAGGCGATCGGCTTCGTGACGCGAGCGGCCGCGGGCGCGTCGCCCGAGCATCGCGAGCGGATGCATCGGGCGTTCGTCGCCTCGTCGCGGCACGAGCTGGCGTTCTTCGCGGCGCCGCTCGCGGCGCCGGCAGCGGCAGCGACGACGGCCGGGGCGGTGACCGCGTGA
- a CDS encoding MFS transporter, which yields MSGGATALETAPAEGVPSGAARSRRAVTAAAFGTVLEWYDFFLYGTAAALVFPTLFFPADDPLTSLLLSFAVFATGFVARPLGGLVSGYLGDRFGRRRVLVATLLTMGVATALIGLLPTHAQVGALAPVLLVVLRLVQGLATGGEWSGAVLLALEQSPLRRGFRGAFISSAVYVGLILGNLAFVVLVAVLDEQALYDWGWRVPFIASLVLVVIGWRLRRRVDESPEFVAMLEARREARRPIAEVLRRPRGVLAVFLVRVGVNTTFYVVSVFCLSYASTVVGMPREVTLTALLVGAAVAAVLCPFWGALGDRIGPRRLVVWSLVAFALLAAPLFLVLDTGSAALVIGVVVAAIGIVNSASDGVQPAYFTAMFHTRVRYSGISIGREAGAIVGGGLAPLAATALLAQAGHWWPIAVMMAVAAIVGLVGTAIAPRETGRRPG from the coding sequence GTGAGCGGCGGGGCGACGGCACTCGAGACCGCGCCCGCTGAAGGCGTTCCCTCCGGCGCAGCCCGGAGCCGCCGCGCCGTCACCGCGGCGGCCTTCGGCACCGTGCTCGAGTGGTACGACTTCTTCCTCTACGGCACGGCCGCGGCGCTCGTCTTCCCGACGCTGTTCTTCCCCGCCGACGATCCGCTCACGAGCCTGCTGCTCTCGTTCGCCGTGTTCGCGACGGGCTTCGTCGCGCGCCCGCTCGGCGGCCTCGTGTCGGGGTACCTCGGCGACCGCTTCGGCAGGCGGCGCGTGCTCGTGGCGACGCTGCTGACGATGGGCGTCGCCACCGCGCTCATCGGCCTGCTGCCGACGCACGCGCAGGTCGGGGCGCTCGCGCCCGTGCTGCTCGTCGTGCTGCGGCTCGTGCAGGGGCTCGCGACGGGCGGGGAGTGGAGCGGCGCCGTGCTGCTCGCCCTCGAGCAGTCGCCCCTGCGGCGCGGGTTCCGCGGGGCGTTCATCTCGAGCGCGGTGTATGTCGGGCTCATCCTCGGCAACCTCGCGTTCGTGGTGCTCGTCGCCGTGCTCGACGAGCAGGCGCTCTACGACTGGGGCTGGCGGGTGCCGTTCATCGCGAGCCTCGTGCTCGTCGTGATCGGCTGGCGGCTGCGCCGCCGGGTCGACGAATCGCCCGAGTTCGTCGCGATGCTCGAAGCCCGCCGGGAGGCGCGTCGGCCCATCGCCGAGGTGCTGCGCCGACCCCGGGGCGTCCTCGCCGTGTTCCTCGTGCGCGTCGGAGTCAACACGACCTTCTACGTCGTCTCGGTGTTCTGCCTGAGCTACGCATCGACGGTCGTCGGCATGCCCCGAGAGGTCACCCTCACCGCACTGCTCGTCGGGGCCGCGGTCGCCGCGGTGCTGTGCCCGTTCTGGGGTGCGCTCGGCGACCGCATCGGGCCGCGCCGCCTCGTGGTGTGGAGCCTCGTCGCCTTCGCCCTGCTGGCCGCGCCGCTCTTCCTCGTGCTCGACACGGGGTCGGCGGCACTCGTCATCGGTGTCGTGGTCGCCGCGATCGGCATCGTGAACTCGGCCTCCGACGGCGTGCAGCCCGCCTACTTCACCGCGATGTTCCACACGCGCGTGCGGTACTCGGGCATCTCGATCGGCCGCGAGGCGGGAGCGATCGTCGGCGGCGGGCTCGCCCCGCTCGCGGCGACCGCGCTGCTCGCCCAAGCCGGGCACTGGTGGCCGATCGCCGTCATGATGGCCGTCGCGGCGATCGTCGGACTCGTCGGCACGGCGATCGCGCCGCGCGAGACGGGCCGTCGCCCGGGGTGA
- the gap gene encoding type I glyceraldehyde-3-phosphate dehydrogenase produces MTTRIAINGFGRIGRNVVRALVERGADLELVAVNDLTDPAGLARLLKYDSTAGRFGSSVEVDGDVLVIDGRRVKVLAERDPAKLPWGELNVDVVLESTGRFTDAEAAKAHLTAGAKKVLVSAPSKGADVTLAYGVNTEAYDADAHVIVSNASCTTNALAPLAKVLDDLAGIEHGFMTTIHAYTQDQNLQDAPHSDARRARAAAVNIVPSSTGAAKAIGLVLPKLDGKLNGDSMRVPVPVGSIVELNTTVSKDVTLDEVLAAYKAAADGPLKGVLEYSDEALVSTDIVGNPHSSIFDADLTRVDGRHIKVVAWYDNEWGFSNRVIDSLTLLGA; encoded by the coding sequence ATGACCACCCGCATCGCCATCAACGGCTTCGGCCGCATCGGCCGCAACGTCGTGCGCGCACTCGTCGAGCGCGGCGCCGACCTCGAACTCGTCGCCGTCAACGACCTCACCGACCCCGCCGGCCTCGCCCGCCTGCTGAAGTACGACAGCACCGCGGGCCGCTTCGGCTCCTCCGTCGAGGTCGACGGCGATGTGCTCGTCATCGACGGCCGTCGCGTCAAGGTGCTCGCCGAGCGCGACCCCGCGAAGCTGCCCTGGGGCGAGCTCAACGTCGACGTCGTGCTCGAGTCGACCGGCCGCTTCACCGACGCCGAGGCGGCGAAGGCGCACCTCACGGCGGGCGCAAAGAAGGTGCTCGTCTCGGCTCCCTCGAAGGGTGCCGACGTCACGCTCGCCTACGGCGTGAACACCGAGGCCTACGACGCCGACGCGCACGTCATCGTCTCGAACGCCTCGTGCACCACGAACGCGCTCGCCCCGCTCGCGAAGGTGCTCGACGACCTCGCCGGCATCGAGCACGGCTTCATGACGACGATCCACGCCTACACGCAGGACCAGAACCTGCAGGACGCGCCCCACTCGGACGCGCGTCGCGCCCGCGCCGCGGCCGTCAACATCGTGCCCTCGTCGACCGGTGCCGCGAAGGCCATCGGCCTCGTGCTGCCGAAGCTCGACGGCAAGCTCAACGGCGACTCGATGCGCGTGCCCGTGCCGGTCGGCTCGATCGTCGAGCTCAACACGACCGTCTCGAAGGACGTCACCCTCGACGAGGTGCTCGCCGCCTACAAGGCCGCAGCCGACGGCCCGCTCAAGGGCGTGCTCGAGTACTCCGACGAGGCGCTCGTCTCGACCGACATCGTCGGCAACCCGCACTCGTCGATCTTCGACGCCGACCTCACCCGCGTCGACGGCCGCCACATCAAGGTCGTCGCCTGGTACGACAACGAGTGGGGCTTCTCGAACCGCGTCATCGACTCGCTGACGCTGCTCGGCGCGTAG
- a CDS encoding GlxA family transcriptional regulator, translating to MTRRNHRVAVLVLPGAKPLDVGIPAQVFSTRASMPYEVRVCGAAPGLVTGGDGLSYHVADGLDALEWAETVFIPGYRHPDLDEPPAAVVDALRAAHARGARLAAISTGAFALAATGLLDGRRATTHWHYTRALAARHPLVRVDTNVLFVDEGAVLTSAGAASGIDLCLHLVRRDHGVAVANHAARRLVAAPYRSGGQAQYVPRSLPPDLGPVFAATREWALRQLDEPLTLDALARNANVSPRTFSRRFVEDTGYTPMQWVLRARVDMARELLERSDLGVEQIAARAGLGTGANLRLHFQRILGVSPSDYRHTFAAGE from the coding sequence ATGACCCGTCGCAACCATCGCGTCGCCGTGCTCGTGCTGCCGGGGGCGAAGCCGCTCGACGTCGGCATTCCCGCCCAGGTGTTCTCGACGCGCGCGAGCATGCCCTACGAGGTGCGGGTCTGCGGTGCGGCACCCGGACTCGTCACGGGCGGCGACGGCCTCTCGTACCACGTGGCCGACGGGCTCGATGCGCTCGAGTGGGCGGAGACCGTGTTCATTCCGGGGTACCGGCACCCCGATCTCGACGAGCCGCCGGCGGCGGTCGTCGATGCGCTGCGGGCCGCGCACGCTCGCGGGGCGCGCCTCGCCGCGATCTCGACGGGGGCGTTCGCGCTCGCGGCGACAGGCCTGCTCGACGGTCGCCGGGCCACGACGCACTGGCACTACACGCGGGCACTCGCCGCGAGGCATCCGCTCGTCAGGGTCGACACGAACGTGCTGTTCGTCGACGAGGGCGCGGTGCTGACGTCGGCCGGGGCGGCATCGGGCATCGACCTCTGCCTGCATCTCGTGCGCCGCGATCACGGCGTGGCCGTCGCCAACCATGCCGCCCGAAGACTCGTGGCTGCTCCGTACCGCAGCGGCGGACAGGCGCAGTACGTGCCGCGGAGCCTGCCGCCCGACCTCGGGCCGGTGTTCGCGGCGACGCGTGAGTGGGCGTTGCGACAGCTCGACGAGCCCCTCACGCTCGACGCGCTCGCGCGCAACGCCAACGTCTCGCCGCGAACCTTCTCGCGCCGCTTCGTGGAGGACACCGGCTACACGCCGATGCAATGGGTGCTGCGGGCGAGGGTCGACATGGCCCGCGAACTGCTCGAGCGCAGCGACCTCGGGGTCGAGCAGATCGCCGCCCGCGCCGGCCTCGGCACCGGGGCGAACCTGCGGCTGCACTTCCAGCGCATCCTCGGGGTGTCGCCGAGCGACTACCGGCACACCTTCGCGGCGGGGGAGTGA
- a CDS encoding DMT family transporter, with amino-acid sequence MTRRGLILFAALGIAWGIPYLFIKVAVSELDPAMVVLGRAGLAAILLLPLAFFRREVAPVVRRWKPMLAYTIVEIILPWYFLSSAEQRLPSSTAGLLLATVPLAGVAIAFAMGRPERLSRLNWLGLALGMLGVAALVGLDIAGSDLIAVAQMAVVVVGYALGPAILARWMSDLPGVGVVAVSLAATAVVYVPFVLLTGGWPTAWPSQAVIVSIVVLAVVCSALAFLLMVGLVAEIGPVKATAITYVNPAVAILAGVLVLGERVTVWTVVGFALVLAGSYLVTRRRRAPVAAEGPEAASAEQRLA; translated from the coding sequence GTGACTCGTCGAGGGCTGATCCTGTTCGCCGCGCTCGGCATCGCCTGGGGCATCCCGTACCTGTTCATCAAGGTGGCGGTGAGCGAACTGGACCCCGCGATGGTGGTGCTGGGGCGTGCCGGGCTCGCGGCGATCCTGCTGCTGCCACTGGCGTTCTTCCGCCGCGAGGTGGCGCCCGTGGTGCGCCGGTGGAAGCCGATGCTCGCCTACACGATCGTCGAGATCATCCTGCCGTGGTACTTCCTGAGCTCGGCGGAGCAGCGGTTGCCCAGCTCGACCGCGGGGCTGCTGCTCGCCACCGTGCCGCTCGCCGGCGTGGCGATCGCGTTCGCGATGGGCCGCCCCGAGCGGCTGTCGCGCCTGAACTGGCTCGGTCTCGCACTCGGCATGCTCGGCGTCGCGGCGCTCGTGGGCCTCGACATCGCCGGCTCCGACCTCATCGCCGTCGCGCAGATGGCCGTCGTCGTGGTGGGCTACGCGCTCGGTCCGGCGATCCTCGCGCGGTGGATGTCCGACCTGCCGGGCGTCGGCGTGGTCGCCGTCTCGCTCGCGGCCACGGCCGTGGTCTACGTGCCGTTCGTGCTCCTCACGGGCGGCTGGCCGACGGCGTGGCCCTCGCAGGCGGTCATCGTGTCGATCGTCGTGCTCGCCGTGGTCTGCAGCGCGCTCGCGTTCCTGTTGATGGTGGGTCTGGTCGCGGAGATCGGTCCGGTGAAGGCGACTGCGATCACCTACGTCAACCCCGCGGTCGCGATCCTCGCCGGTGTGCTCGTGCTCGGCGAGCGGGTCACGGTGTGGACGGTGGTCGGGTTCGCCCTCGTGCTCGCCGGCTCGTACCTCGTGACGCGTCGGCGACGGGCGCCGGTGGCGGCCGAGGGGCCGGAGGCGGCCTCGGCGGAGCAGCGCCTCGCCTGA